Within the Deltaproteobacteria bacterium genome, the region TAGCGCCAGAAAAAATGGTGTTTGGTGCGCCACAGCATGAAAGATGGCGCCGGAATTTTTGTCTGTGCGTCAAAAGATATGGACCCTCCAGCAGGCGACGCACTTCCTTTCTGAAGTTCCAGCTCGGTTGACCTCAGGCCCTAAAAAGCGCTCTAATTACACGAAGTGAGGCGTTTCTATTGAAGGAGCATCATCCAGCCGATGACTGATAAAATCAAAAGTAAGGTTTTGGTGTTTGAGCCCGACCCGAAGCAACAACAATTCCTTAGAGTCTTCTGTGAGAAGAACCATCTTATGGGTCTGCGCGTAGATAACCTTGAACGTTTCATACGCACTTTAAACAGTGAGCTTGATTTGGGTGCCTTGTTTCTGTGTGAGCAAGAGGGCGACGAGGACAAAACGAAATTACGACGGGTTGTTCGTGCTCTCTCGTCGTTACGTCCTGAGTTACCTGTTTTCTTGCGGCGGATTGTGACAAGCGACGGTGTCGAGGAAGATTGGGCCGAGCGGATCGCAGGTTCCTATTATGGGGAAGATGATGAAACCATTCGGGAGCTCATCGATACCTATATTTTCAATCGCTATTATCCAACTGAGGTAATTCGACAAATCCAAAATGACACCCAGAAATCTCTCGAGAATCTATTTTTAGGATTTACCGTGGGCGTGGATTTCCCACATCTTACCCGGGACCGAATCCTCTATGGAGAAGTACTGACACTTATGAGGCTGGAGTCGAATTGGTGCCGGGGTTACATGATGATTGAGGTATGTGAGGCTCCTATTCATGAGTTGTTGGTGCATGGAGCGATTCCCGGAATGGCGCAGATAGAGCGAGGTGCCGATGATTTTCGTTCGGTTAACGCTGTTCTAAGTGAACTGACCAATGCCGTATGGGGGAGAATCAAGGCTGCAATGCTGGACGCTCAAGGCGATAACACACCAGGCTATCAAGCTGAGATTCCAAGCATCATCAACAACAACCATAATTTTATAACCTTTGGTACCGATGATCCCAATCTTTGCTTCCGCTATGTGATGCTAGATCCCGAAGAAAAGGTTGAGCCCTTTATGATCCAGCAACGATTCGTCTTCCATCTCAAATGGAAGCCTGAGGCTCGCGAAGAGTCTCAGCTCGTCGACAGACTTGTGGATAGCGGAGAAATCACGTTTCTCTGATTCAGATGAGGCTTGGCATTCTCAGCGTTTGTTGATTGCTTTAGGAGTGTTTCTTGTTTCGAATTTTATTCGCAGAAGACGACACCACCACGAGGATGACGGTGGCTGAATATCTGCGGGATGAAGGTCACGACGTTGTCGATGTAAAAGACGGAGTCTATGCTCTCGAGGCGTTGAAGTCTGAAGGCCCCTTTGATTTGATCTTGTCCGATATTGAGATGCCCCGACTCCAAGGTCACTTGCTCTTGCAGCAGATTGAGAAGTTGTATCCGGAAATGAAGCGAGCGTTGCTCACTGCACATAGCACCGATAAGTATATTGGAATTGCCACTCAATTTGGCATTACGAATATCATCACGAAGACCAATCCACTGCATTTAGCTGATTTAGCCGCCTATATTGGCGCTTTACTCAATGACGATATTTTTGGGATTGAACGGTATTTTCGAGGACAAACAGCCATTGAAACTCTCGAGGTGACTCGGCCTAAAGACATTGAGGGTCACATTAAGTCTATCATTGAAAAATACGCCATTGAGGATGATGGTTCATTGGAGCAGGCATTTGTGGAGATTTTAACCAATGCCATTTATTACGGGGTGCTCGACGAGGACGGCGCGAATAAGCAGGATTGGGACCGTGAGGTCGAGATTGCGGCCGGTGAGGTGGTGGTTCAATGCGCCAAAGATGAGGATAAAGTCGCCGTGAGTATTTGTGACAGTGGCGGGCGGTTGAAGAAAAAGAAGCTACTCTTTTGGCTGAGCCGTCAAATCCGCCGGACAGCCGTGGGTTTACCGCTTGGCATGATGGACACCCATGGACGCGGACTCTTTTTCTCTAGAGAGTTTATGGACCAGCTGATTGTGAATATTGAGCAGGGTAAACGTACCGAAATTATTTGTATCAAGTACCTTGGGACCCAGTTAGAAGGCCCAAAACCCCTATTAATAAACGAGATTTAGTCTTGGATCGCTGAAAAGAGCAGTGTGCGCCAAAATAATGGCAACATTGTCCGAAAACTCCCGATAATTTGCGTGATACCCAATTGTTATGCATTCGAGGAGAATTAAAATGCCCAGCTCTATTAATACAATCGCTAGAGATATCCGCTCTTCCAGTTCAGCCGGAGGCAATCGAGTTTGGCTAAAAGAGGCTAGAACACTTGCTTCAGCCGCTACGGCGGACGGGCGTATTACTTCAGGTGAACGAGATACTTTAGAGAAAGTGATGGCTGACGGTAACCTTACCCGTTCAGCGGCGACACATCTTCGAAGTGCTATTGAGAGTGCAGGCAACTCATCTCCTTCTGTAGAGATCGATACAGATGTGAGTATTGGCAGCGATGTTTCCATC harbors:
- a CDS encoding response regulator codes for the protein MFRILFAEDDTTTRMTVAEYLRDEGHDVVDVKDGVYALEALKSEGPFDLILSDIEMPRLQGHLLLQQIEKLYPEMKRALLTAHSTDKYIGIATQFGITNIITKTNPLHLADLAAYIGALLNDDIFGIERYFRGQTAIETLEVTRPKDIEGHIKSIIEKYAIEDDGSLEQAFVEILTNAIYYGVLDEDGANKQDWDREVEIAAGEVVVQCAKDEDKVAVSICDSGGRLKKKKLLFWLSRQIRRTAVGLPLGMMDTHGRGLFFSREFMDQLIVNIEQGKRTEIICIKYLGTQLEGPKPLLINEI